In a genomic window of Ignavibacteria bacterium:
- a CDS encoding DNA-directed RNA polymerase subunit alpha produces the protein MATISVQMPTKIEEDESVKSPTFGRFILQPLEKGFGVTVGNAFRRVILSSLPGQAFTSIRIEGIQHEFSTLPGVAEDISELILNFKQVRMKLNDKKLSRIELNFKGKREVKAADIAELYPDLEILNPELHIASLTTNAAHLFAELTIGRGRGYVSSDEQKIPDAPVGTITMDSIYTPIKNVHYTIEATRVGQQTDFEKLLLKIETDGSITPEESVITAGKILRDHIQLFIALSGEKEPETVTVEELSEHTRVKKILMTPIDEILLSVRSRNCLQAANIRTIGELVSRDEGELLNVRNFGRKSLSELSDIVTGFGLSFGMDVEKYLHETKE, from the coding sequence ATGGCAACAATTTCAGTTCAAATGCCAACAAAAATCGAAGAAGACGAAAGCGTCAAGTCTCCGACGTTTGGCAGATTTATCCTTCAACCGTTAGAAAAAGGTTTTGGCGTAACGGTAGGAAATGCATTTCGCCGAGTCATCCTTTCATCGCTTCCCGGGCAAGCGTTCACATCCATTCGCATTGAAGGCATACAACACGAATTTTCTACTCTTCCCGGAGTTGCTGAAGATATCAGTGAATTGATCCTGAATTTCAAACAAGTGCGGATGAAACTGAATGACAAAAAACTCAGCCGCATCGAACTCAATTTCAAAGGCAAACGCGAAGTAAAAGCCGCCGACATTGCAGAATTATATCCCGATTTAGAAATACTCAATCCAGAACTGCATATTGCTTCGTTGACAACAAACGCTGCGCATTTGTTCGCAGAACTTACGATTGGTCGCGGGCGAGGTTACGTTTCGTCAGATGAACAAAAAATTCCCGACGCTCCGGTTGGCACTATTACGATGGATTCCATCTATACACCGATAAAAAATGTGCATTATACAATAGAAGCCACACGCGTAGGACAACAAACCGACTTTGAAAAATTATTGCTCAAAATTGAAACGGATGGTTCTATTACACCGGAAGAATCAGTAATAACCGCAGGGAAAATTTTACGTGACCATATTCAGTTGTTTATTGCTCTCAGCGGCGAAAAAGAACCTGAGACCGTTACTGTCGAAGAACTTTCCGAGCATACTCGCGTCAAAAAAATACTCATGACTCCTATTGACGAAATACTACTCTCCGTACGGTCGCGCAATTGTTTGCAAGCGGCAAATATCAGAACCATTGGCGAGTTGGTTTCGCGCGATGAAGGAGAATTGCTCAACGTCCGAAATTTCGGAAGAAAATCGTTAAGCGAACTTTCCGATATTGTTACTGGGTTTGGACTGAGTTTTGGAATGGATGTGGAAAAATATCTTCACGAAACAAAAGAATAA
- a CDS encoding 50S ribosomal protein L17 — protein sequence MRHRKSGRKLKRTSSHRKALLCALATALFRSKRIRTTVAKAKEARMFVEPMITRAKNAVATETAESKNVHARREVFRFIKDRDVVLELFNVIAPKVANRAGGYTRVVKLGQRYGDAAEVAILELVDFSTEQKFAAPKKAAKKKEISAPNAD from the coding sequence ATGCGTCATAGAAAATCCGGAAGGAAACTAAAACGAACCTCGAGCCATCGCAAAGCGTTATTATGCGCGCTCGCAACCGCATTATTCCGGAGTAAACGTATTCGGACAACCGTTGCAAAAGCGAAAGAAGCGCGAATGTTTGTTGAACCGATGATTACTCGCGCGAAAAATGCTGTTGCAACCGAAACTGCAGAATCAAAAAACGTTCACGCTCGTCGCGAGGTTTTCCGTTTCATTAAAGATCGAGATGTTGTTCTCGAACTGTTTAATGTCATTGCTCCGAAAGTTGCCAATCGCGCGGGAGGATATACACGTGTCGTCAAACTTGGACAGCGGTACGGTGATGCTGCCGAAGTTGCAATTCTTGAATTAGTTGATTTCAGCACAGAGCAAAAGTTTGCTGCACCTAAAAAAGCGGCAAAGAAAAAAGAAATATCTGCGCCAAACGCGGATTAG
- a CDS encoding glycosyltransferase family 4 protein, which translates to MNILILNWQDIRNPLGGGAEVHLHEIFSRVAKRNHRVTLFCSSFENAPREEVIDDITIIRRGNRNLFNFAVPVFYKKIFQKKFDVVVDDINKIPFYTPLFVKEPIVGIVHHLFGNSIFLETHFLAASYVSLSEKLLLPVYNNTPMMVVSESTAKEMEHLGFSRRNFSFAYNCVDHSKFKQTGIAKLKTPRIGFLGRLKKYKSIEHAIRAFAIVKKEIHEAEFLIVGDGDYKPELEKIVHELQLENSVHFSGFVSEEKKVELLQTMHLVVQPSAKEGWGLTVIEANACGTVCVASNVQGLRESVMDNETGFLFDYGNIRQLAEKIFLVLKNETLRLRFEMNALQWAKKFNWEHSADAVIETLESAMSRKT; encoded by the coding sequence TTGAACATTCTTATTTTAAACTGGCAAGATATCCGCAATCCGCTCGGCGGAGGAGCAGAAGTACATCTTCACGAAATATTTTCCCGTGTTGCAAAACGAAACCATCGCGTTACGCTATTTTGTTCTTCGTTTGAAAATGCGCCGCGCGAAGAAGTTATTGACGACATAACAATCATCCGACGCGGGAACAGAAATCTTTTCAACTTTGCTGTTCCCGTTTTTTACAAAAAAATATTCCAAAAAAAATTTGATGTTGTCGTTGACGACATTAACAAAATTCCGTTCTACACTCCACTCTTCGTGAAAGAACCGATTGTCGGAATCGTTCACCATCTTTTCGGGAACAGCATTTTTCTTGAAACTCATTTCCTCGCCGCATCCTACGTTTCCTTATCCGAAAAACTTCTTCTTCCAGTATATAACAATACTCCGATGATGGTTGTCTCTGAAAGCACGGCAAAGGAAATGGAACATCTCGGGTTTTCCCGCAGAAATTTTTCGTTTGCCTATAATTGCGTTGACCATTCAAAATTCAAACAAACCGGAATTGCAAAATTAAAAACCCCACGCATTGGATTCCTCGGACGATTAAAAAAATATAAAAGCATTGAACACGCCATTCGCGCATTTGCCATAGTAAAAAAAGAAATCCACGAAGCAGAATTTCTCATTGTCGGCGACGGCGATTACAAACCAGAACTGGAAAAAATTGTTCACGAACTGCAACTCGAAAACTCCGTGCATTTCAGTGGATTTGTTTCCGAAGAAAAAAAAGTAGAACTCCTGCAAACGATGCACCTCGTCGTTCAGCCATCGGCGAAAGAGGGATGGGGACTTACGGTTATCGAAGCGAATGCGTGCGGAACAGTATGCGTTGCAAGCAATGTGCAGGGACTTCGCGAATCCGTAATGGATAACGAAACAGGATTCCTATTCGATTATGGAAACATTAGGCAACTTGCTGAAAAAATTTTTCTCGTGTTAAAAAACGAGACCCTACGCTTGCGATTTGAAATGAACGCGCTTCAATGGGCAAAGAAATTTAACTGGGAACATTCCGCCGATGCCGTAATCGAAACGCTCGAATCTGCGATGAGTAGGAAAACATAA